The nucleotide window TGCGCAACACCTATGATCCGCTGGTGCGCGTTGCTGGCATTCCGCCCGAACCCGTCCCGGCCCTGGCCGACAGCTGGACGGTCAGCGAGGACGGGCTTGAGTATGTCTTCACCCTGAACCCGGCGGCACGGTTTCACAGCGGCGCTCCGGTCACGGCCGAGGACGTGGTTTATTCGTTCAACCGCGCCCTGACGCTGGCCCGCGGCAATGCCTGGATGATCCGCGGGATCGTGACGCCCGAGGGCATGGTGGCCGAAGGTGCGGGCACGGTGCGCTTCACGCTTGGCGTGCCATATGCCGCCTTCCTTCAAGTGCTGCCCTGGATCTTCATCGTGGAGAAAGCCGCAGTCGAGGCCAATCTGGGTAATGATCAGGGCGAAGCCTGGCTGATGAACAACATCGCCGGATCCGGCCCTTTCCGGGTTGCCCGCAGCCAGGCCGGCACCTTGTTCCATCTGGAGCGCACGCCCGAGGCATGGCAAGCGGGCGGTGGCAACCTTGATGGCGTGATCTGGCAGATCGTGCGCGAAACCGCCAGCCAACGCCTGATGCTGCAGCGGGGCGAGGTGCATATGGCCGTTGACCTGACCAGTGAGGATATGGATGCGCTTGAAGCCGCCCCCGGCGTCGTACGGGTGATCGAGCCGGAATACCGGACCTTCTCGATCAAGATGAACACGGCGCATGGGCCGCTGGCGGATATCAACCTGCGCAAGGCGATTTCCTACGCCACCAACTATCAAGCCATCATCGAAGCGGCGGGCTATGCCGATCTGATGACCGGGCCCCTGCCCGACGGCATTCTGGGCCATGACCCGGCACTGGAGGTCTACCGCACCGATCTGGACAAGGCGCGCGAACATCTGGCGCAATCGGCGCATCCCGAAGGTGGCATCACCCTGCGCATGGTCCATGTCTCGGGGCTGGAACAGCAGCGGCGGTGGGCGCTCATCATGCTCGACAGCCTCAAGGCGCTGAACATCAATCTCGAGATCGTGCCGATGAATTGGCCGGACATGGTTGCGGCCTGCAAGTCGCCCGAAACCTTCCCCGACCTGTTCCCGGTCTATCAGACCGCGAACTACGGCGACCCCGACAACATCGCCTACGCCGCCTATCACTCGTCGCGCAACGGGGCGTGGCAGAACGCGGTCTATGCCAATCCCGAAGTGGACGCGCTGATCGAGGCTGCCCGCGCCGAGATCGATTCCGAGGCCCGGGTCGCGCTTTATCGTCGGTTCCAGGAGATGGTCGTGGCCGATGCGCCGGACATCTTCGGCGTTCTGGAGCGGCGCAAACTGGGGATGCGCGACGTGGTGCAGGGCTATCGGTTCAGTCCCGTCGCCTCGAATGCGGTCGAGGCTTGGGGCCTGTCACTGGGCTGAAAGGAGCAGGGATGCTGACGTTCGTCCTGCGACGGCTGCTGATGCTGGTTCCGGTTATCATCGGCCTGACGGTAATCATGTTCGCCATTGCCCGACTACTGCCGGGCGACCCGGTCGGACTGGCGGCCGGACCGAATGCCACCCAGGCCGAGATTGAGGCGCTGAGCCGTGAGTTCGGCCTCGATCAACCGGTCTGGGTGCAATACTGGACCTATGTCTCGGGTCTGGCGCAGGGCGATCTGGGCACTTCGCTGGCGACCCGCCGGCCGGTGGCGACCGATATCGCCGCCTATCTGCCAGCGACGCTGGAACTGGTTCTGGCCGCCATGCTGATTGCGGTGGCCGTCGGCATCCCCCTTGGCCTGATTACGGCGGTCTGGCGCAACCGCTGGCCGGATTACCTGTCGCAGGTAATGGCCATCGGGGCCATTTCCATGCCGCGCTTCTTCCTGGGACTGCTGCTGCAACTGGGCTTCGCCATGTGGCTGATGTGGCTACCGCTGGGCGGGCGCTTTCCGATCGTGATGATCCCGCCACCGCATGTCACGGGGTTCCTGACGCTCGACTCCCTTCTGGCGGGCGACATGGAAGCATTCGGGATCACGATGCGCTATCTGGCGCTGCCGTCGATTGCGATGTCGCTGTCGCCGCTGGCCACGATCATGCGGATGATGCGCGCCTCGACCATCGAGGTGATGCAGCAGGACTACGTCACAACCGCCCGGGCGCTTGGCCTGTCGAACCGGCGCATCATCTGCAAATACGTGGCGCGGAACGCGGTGTCGGCCACACTGACGGTGATCGGGCTGTATTTCGGCTGGCTTCTGGGCGGCACGGTTCTGGTAGAGACGGTGTTCGACTGGCCCGGCCTTGGACTCTACGCCACCCGCGCCATCGTCTCGCAGGACATGATGCCGGTGATCGGCGTGGCACTGGTGATCGGGGTCCTGTTCGTCCTCGCCAATCTGGTGATCGACCTGACCTATGGGCTGGTCAACCCGAGGGTGCGTTACACATGATCGACATCACACAGGATCTGCCCGAGGACCGGCCCCGGTTCGATAGCCTGCGCCGGGCACTTTTCCGTTTTCGCCAAAGCAGGTTGTCTATGCTGGGCGCGGGGATGGTGGCGCTGGTGCTGTTCTTCACTGTCTTCGGCGCGGTGCTGGCGCCCTATCCGGAACATGTTGCCGGCGGCGTAAATACCGCGGCCCGGTTCGTGCCGCCATCGCTCGTCCACCCTTTCGGCACCAACGAGCTTGGACAGGACGTGCTGTCGCTGGTGATGGCCGGCACGACTGTGTCGGTTCTTGCAGGCTTCGGGGTGGTGCTGATCGGTGCGGTGATCGGCACTCTGGTCGGCGCGGTTGCCGGCTTCGCTGGCAGCTGGATCGACGAGGCGCTGATGCGGTTCACCGATCTGACACTGACCATCCCCAGCCTGATCCTGGCAATGGCGATCGCGGCGGCGCTTGGGCCGGGGTTTTCCAACATGGTCATCGCCATCGCGTTGTCTTGGTGGCCGGGCTACGCCCGCCTTGTCCGCGGCGAGGTTCTGGCGGTGCGCGAAGAGGTCTATGTCACCGCCGCGCGCGCCATCGGGGCTACGCCGGGGCGGGTGCTGTGCCGCCATATCCTGCCCAACGTGACCTCGCCCATCATCGTGAAGATGTCGCTTGACATGGGGTTCGCCATCCTGACCGTGGCGGGGCTGGGATTCATCGGCATCGGTGTACGCCCGCCAACGCCGGAATGGGGCACGCTGCTGTCCGTCTCGCGATCCTACATGCCAGATTTCTGGTGGACGGCGATGGCGCCGGGCATGGCGATGTTTCTGGCCGTCTTCGGCTTCAACCTTCTGGGTGACGGGCTGCGCGACATCCTGGACCCGAAAGCGAGACGCTGATGTCAGATCCAGTGATGCCCGCACCCTTGTTGCAGATCCGCGACCTGCACCTGACCATGCAAAGCTATGACGGCACCGCCCATGTGCTGAACGGCATCGACCTGACGGTCCGGCGCGGTGAGATCTGGGGGCTGGTGGGCGAGTCTGGCTGCGGCAAGTCGTTGACGGGGCTTTCCGTATCGCAGCTTCTGTCCCGCCCGCCGGCCCGCTACCCAAGGGGCAAGATCCTGCTGGAGGGACGCGACCTGTTGCGCCTGCCCGCGGCAGAGATGCAGCGGCTGCGCGGCAAGCGCGTCGGCATGATCTTTCAGGACCCCACGACGAACCTGAACCCATCCTTCCGTATCGGCACGCAGCTGGCCGATGTGGCCTTGGCCGCGGCACGGCACGATCCGGCCCTGCTAGGTGGTGCGCGGGGAGGCCTTGCGCGGCGGCGAGCGGCGATGGCGCTGGCGGGCCGAATGCTGGAGGCGGTGGGCATCCCCGAGCCGCAAGAGCGGCTCCATGCCTTTCCGCATCAGTTTTCCGGCGGGATGCGCCAGCGGGTCCTGATCGCAATGGCCCTGATCGGCCAGCCTGCGCTGCTGATCGCCGATGAACCGACGACGGCACTGGACGTGTCGGTGCAGGCGCAGATCCTGCGGCTGATCCGCGATGCGGTGACAGAGCGGAACATGGGCGTGGTTCTGATTACCCATAACCTTGGTGTGGTGGCCGAAACCTGCAGCCATGTTGCGGTGATGTATGCGGGCAACATCGTCGAAACCGGTCCGGTGAAAGAGGTGCTGGAGCGACCTGCCCACCCCTATACGCGTGCACTGATGCAGGCGATCCCGACAGCGGACACCCCGCGCGGGAGCCTGCGCGGGGTGACGGGCGCCGTGCCCAACCTGATCTCGCCCCCGCCCGGCTGCCGATTTGCGCCGCGCTGCGCGCGCGCAACCGCCACCTGCAGGGCGGCGCTGCCCGCGCCTGTCTTGGTGGGGACAGAGCATGCGGTGGCCTGTATCCATCTGCCCGAAAGGATCGCCGCTCATGGTTGAGCCCATCCTCGAAATCAGGGCTGTCAGTCGGGCCTTTGCTGCGCGCCGTGGCCTGTTCGGAAAAAGCACTGGCGTCACCGCCCTGTCGAACGTGTCCCTTGCCGTGCGCGAAGGCGAGAGCTTTGGCCTTGTGGGCGAAAGCGGATCGGGCAAGACGACGCTGACCCGCGCGATCTTGCAACTGGACCGGCCCGACAGTGGCACCATCCTCTATCGAGGCCAGGATCTGGCAAGCCTGAGCGCGCGGGAACTGCGCCGGCTTCGCTCGAAGATCCAGATCGTGTTCCAAGACCCCTATGCCTCGCTCAACCCGCGGATGACCGTTCTGGACATCGTCACCGAGCCGATGGTGATTCATGAGCAAACGCTGGGTCTGGGCCAACGGGCGCGTCGTGACCGTGCGGCGGAACTGCTCTCTCTGGTGGGCTTGGGGCCGCAGCACCTCTACCGCCATCCGCATGAATTTTCCGGGGGTCAACGGCAGCGGATCTGCATCGCCCGTGCTCTTGCCTCGGGCCCGGACCTGCTTTTGCTCGACGAACCGACCTCGGCACTCGATGTCTCGGTTCAGGCGCAGGTGCTGAACCTCCTATGCGATCTGCAGGAAAAGCTGGGACTGACTTACTTCTTCATCAGCCACGATCTAGGCGTCGTCCGCTATCTTTGTGATCGCGTGGCGCTGATCTACAAGGGCCGGATCGTCGAACAGGGGCCGGCGCAACTGGTGTTCGATGCGCCCGAGAGCGACTATGCCCGGATGCTGATCGGCGCGATGCCGAAGCTGGCCCGTCCGGCGGAGAACTTCTCGGCATGACGGCTCGGGCTGGCCCTTTGCCCCGCTAGATCATGGAGGTCAGATCTATATTACCAAACGGCCCCACTGGCGAAAAATACTTTCCTGATCCGGCCAAAACTTAGAATGCTGTGACGGGAAGTCGTCAAACCTTGACTGCAAAAGACGACCATTTTGCGCCCTGCCCTCCGTAGTCTGCCTGCAGATCCAAGGAGCCACAGCATGACCAGACATCCCACCCTTCCCATGCTGTCAGCCTTCCGCCAGTCGCTTCCGAAGGGGCGCGATCTTGCCGGGGGGATCGTGGGTAAGGCGGCCGAAATCGACGGTCCGTTCGGGCGCAAGAAGATGGTTTATGCCGATTACGTCGCCTCCGGCAGGGCGCATATGGCGGTCGAGCAATTCGTGCTGGAAGAAGTTCTGCCCTATTACGCCAACAGCCACACCGAAGCCTCGCATTGCGGGAGCTTCATGACCCGGTTGCGCAACGCCGCGCGCACTACCATCGCCGCCCATTGCGGGGCCGATGCGCACCACGCCGTCGTCTTCACCGGGTCCGGCGCCACTGCGGGGCTGAACCGCCTCGTGAGCCTTCTGGGTGCCGACCGCGGCCGGGTCAAAGTGATCCTCGGCCCCTACGAGCATCACTCGAACATCCTGCCGTGGCGGGAGAGCGGCGCCGAGGTCGTGGCTTTGCCCGAAGCGCCGACCGGCGGCCCGGATCTGGACAGCCTCGACGACGCGCTGGCGGACGTGACGGCGTTCGACCGCGTAATCTGCGCCTTCTCCGCGGCCTCGAACGTCACCGGCATCATCGCTGATATCGAGGGCCTGACACGCCGGGTCAAGGCCGCGGGCGCTCGCATCGTCTGGGACTACGCCGGTGGCGGGCCCTACCTGCCGATGCAGATGGTCCCGGCCCCGGGCGTCGAGATCGACGCCCTGGTCTTCTCGCCGCACAAGTTCGTGGGCGGGCCGGGAGCTTCTGGCGTGCTGGTCCTGCGGCGCGATGCCGTGGTGTCTGATCGGCCGACCTGGGTTGGCGGCGGCACCGTCCGCTTCGTCTCGGCCGAGGCCCATGACTATAGCGGGCAGCTTGAGCATCG belongs to Frigidibacter mobilis and includes:
- a CDS encoding ABC transporter substrate-binding protein, producing the protein MTQGITVSRRGLMAMAGTSLAAASFPQSLFAQSGRNILIIAAGQDIPSFDPHTSSGYSASFLLRNTYDPLVRVAGIPPEPVPALADSWTVSEDGLEYVFTLNPAARFHSGAPVTAEDVVYSFNRALTLARGNAWMIRGIVTPEGMVAEGAGTVRFTLGVPYAAFLQVLPWIFIVEKAAVEANLGNDQGEAWLMNNIAGSGPFRVARSQAGTLFHLERTPEAWQAGGGNLDGVIWQIVRETASQRLMLQRGEVHMAVDLTSEDMDALEAAPGVVRVIEPEYRTFSIKMNTAHGPLADINLRKAISYATNYQAIIEAAGYADLMTGPLPDGILGHDPALEVYRTDLDKAREHLAQSAHPEGGITLRMVHVSGLEQQRRWALIMLDSLKALNINLEIVPMNWPDMVAACKSPETFPDLFPVYQTANYGDPDNIAYAAYHSSRNGAWQNAVYANPEVDALIEAARAEIDSEARVALYRRFQEMVVADAPDIFGVLERRKLGMRDVVQGYRFSPVASNAVEAWGLSLG
- a CDS encoding ABC transporter permease, translated to MLTFVLRRLLMLVPVIIGLTVIMFAIARLLPGDPVGLAAGPNATQAEIEALSREFGLDQPVWVQYWTYVSGLAQGDLGTSLATRRPVATDIAAYLPATLELVLAAMLIAVAVGIPLGLITAVWRNRWPDYLSQVMAIGAISMPRFFLGLLLQLGFAMWLMWLPLGGRFPIVMIPPPHVTGFLTLDSLLAGDMEAFGITMRYLALPSIAMSLSPLATIMRMMRASTIEVMQQDYVTTARALGLSNRRIICKYVARNAVSATLTVIGLYFGWLLGGTVLVETVFDWPGLGLYATRAIVSQDMMPVIGVALVIGVLFVLANLVIDLTYGLVNPRVRYT
- a CDS encoding ABC transporter permease, with translation MIDITQDLPEDRPRFDSLRRALFRFRQSRLSMLGAGMVALVLFFTVFGAVLAPYPEHVAGGVNTAARFVPPSLVHPFGTNELGQDVLSLVMAGTTVSVLAGFGVVLIGAVIGTLVGAVAGFAGSWIDEALMRFTDLTLTIPSLILAMAIAAALGPGFSNMVIAIALSWWPGYARLVRGEVLAVREEVYVTAARAIGATPGRVLCRHILPNVTSPIIVKMSLDMGFAILTVAGLGFIGIGVRPPTPEWGTLLSVSRSYMPDFWWTAMAPGMAMFLAVFGFNLLGDGLRDILDPKARR
- a CDS encoding ABC transporter ATP-binding protein, with amino-acid sequence MPAPLLQIRDLHLTMQSYDGTAHVLNGIDLTVRRGEIWGLVGESGCGKSLTGLSVSQLLSRPPARYPRGKILLEGRDLLRLPAAEMQRLRGKRVGMIFQDPTTNLNPSFRIGTQLADVALAAARHDPALLGGARGGLARRRAAMALAGRMLEAVGIPEPQERLHAFPHQFSGGMRQRVLIAMALIGQPALLIADEPTTALDVSVQAQILRLIRDAVTERNMGVVLITHNLGVVAETCSHVAVMYAGNIVETGPVKEVLERPAHPYTRALMQAIPTADTPRGSLRGVTGAVPNLISPPPGCRFAPRCARATATCRAALPAPVLVGTEHAVACIHLPERIAAHG
- a CDS encoding ATP-binding cassette domain-containing protein, whose product is MVEPILEIRAVSRAFAARRGLFGKSTGVTALSNVSLAVREGESFGLVGESGSGKTTLTRAILQLDRPDSGTILYRGQDLASLSARELRRLRSKIQIVFQDPYASLNPRMTVLDIVTEPMVIHEQTLGLGQRARRDRAAELLSLVGLGPQHLYRHPHEFSGGQRQRICIARALASGPDLLLLDEPTSALDVSVQAQVLNLLCDLQEKLGLTYFFISHDLGVVRYLCDRVALIYKGRIVEQGPAQLVFDAPESDYARMLIGAMPKLARPAENFSA
- a CDS encoding aminotransferase class V-fold PLP-dependent enzyme → MTRHPTLPMLSAFRQSLPKGRDLAGGIVGKAAEIDGPFGRKKMVYADYVASGRAHMAVEQFVLEEVLPYYANSHTEASHCGSFMTRLRNAARTTIAAHCGADAHHAVVFTGSGATAGLNRLVSLLGADRGRVKVILGPYEHHSNILPWRESGAEVVALPEAPTGGPDLDSLDDALADVTAFDRVICAFSAASNVTGIIADIEGLTRRVKAAGARIVWDYAGGGPYLPMQMVPAPGVEIDALVFSPHKFVGGPGASGVLVLRRDAVVSDRPTWVGGGTVRFVSAEAHDYSGQLEHREEAGTPNVVGDIRACLCVILKEEIGAPYMAERNRILAARALAVLQAAPRIEVLGLTAPERLPILSFRIRHPEGGFVHQQLTTRLLSDRYGIQARGGCACAGPYVLKLLGLDAIAPQLRDDILNGKELKKPGFVRLNLSVLMSDAEVDYVLGSVRALSDEAHGFESLYDVDSARAIFTSKAA